CCATACTGTTGCAGCGCCCACGGCGCGTGCTCGCGCGAGCTGCCGCAGCCGAAGTTCTGGCGTGCGAGCAGCACCGACGCGCCCTGATAGCGCGGCTGGTTCAGCACGAAATCCGGATTCAGCGGACGCTTCGAATTGTCCTGTCCCGGCTCGCCGTGATCGAGATAACGCCATTCGTCGAACGCGTTCGGACCGAAGCCCGTGCGCTTGATCGACTTCAGGAACTGCTTCGGAATGATCGCGTCGGTGTCGACGTTTTCGCGATCGAGCGGCGCCACGACGCCGGTATGTACGATGAATTTTTCCATGACGCTTTAGCCTGTTCGAAGCCGGACGGCGGTGCACATGCGCATCACCCACGCCCTCCGGCGAATCAAAAACCGCTTACTTTGCCGCCTTGTCGCTGATCGACCCGCCCAGATGCTGCAGGTCTTCGCCAAAGCCATGCACCGTGTTGCAACCAGCGAGGCCGAGCAGCA
The Paraburkholderia hospita DNA segment above includes these coding regions:
- a CDS encoding entericidin A/B family lipoprotein — its product is MNIDRIALLRRFALATLAGLLLGLAGCNTVHGFGEDLQHLGGSISDKAAK